Proteins encoded by one window of Megachile rotundata isolate GNS110a chromosome 10, iyMegRotu1, whole genome shotgun sequence:
- the LOC100875169 gene encoding monocarboxylate transporter 9 isoform X7 produces the protein MCNMIVDGIAYTFGVFLGEFVKYFGEGKGKAAWVGSLLSGMYLSAGPVVSALTNKYGCRAVCMAGSFLGAAAFVLSTFSTSINMLMLTYGVMGGIGFGLIYLPAVVCVGYYFETKRSLATGIAVCGSGFGTFAFAPLATMLLETYNWKGANLILAGLILHCAVFGAMMRPLEYPKPSSVKPLLQRMAEEKRFQMERGSIGGSYFMVQLPDGSMEKRMKMPINIDPGVHSSFNLDQLVPGTPLTPVPTVPTLPTISEVKVQEHSSSGATSNSGSMDLKTISTKSKSKRNIDDTKETKDVSEKSESEFKPIIPRNASQPAFTTHVQGLPKNGSVPFFDRIRKTSTGERYKPSLSAIKNSRTTLNSNGDIRKSLHLRLSTSSVMGSRNNNAEVDDGESITFTTSKSSIPKEKPQIIRPLSRKDIFYSGSVLNLPEYQSQKSLANYRQSVISLPKSVRGDVKDTDVEKAPQQPLCPCLVLPDSFKEALATMMDVSLLKDPVFLLIGISNVFGMAGLYVPFFYLVDAAVLDGIESNSASFLLSIIGITNTVGRVACGYIADFPQVDSLLLNNICLIISTVAVAATPFCHSYPAYIVMSIFFGIAISGYISLTSIILVDLLGLDKLTNAFGLLILFRGAAAIIGSPLAGAVYDATKTYNIPFFMAGFFFLISTITSFMAPAMKRCTTPQTQPVILDTLTPIDEDIEEENEEDIPEIVETAPSPQEPPEKEIKQIESVL, from the exons ATGTGTAACATGATAGTAGACGGTATTGCCTACACTTTTGGTGTTTTTCTGGgagaatttgttaaatattttggaGAAGGAAAAGGAAAAGCAGCATGGGTTGGCTCATTATTATCTGGCATGTACCTCAGTGCTG GACCCGTTGTCAGTgctttaacaaataaatatggATGTAGAGCAGTGTGTATGGCTGGAAGTTTTTTAGGTGCAGCGGCATTTGTACTTTCAACATTTTCAACTAGTATAAATATGCTTATGCTGACTTATGGTGTTATGGGAG GAATTGGATTTGGTCTAATATATTTGCCAGCCGTAGTTTGCGTGGGTTATTATTTTGAAACCAAAAGATCTTTAGCTACGGGTATTGCCGTATGTGGTTCAGGATTTGGTACATTTGCATTCGCGCCGCTCGCAACAATGTTATTAGAAACATATAATTGGAAAGGAGCAAATTTGATCCTTGCAGGCCTTATTCTACATTGTGCT GTGTTCGGCGCAATGATGAGACCGTTAGAATACCCAAAACCTTCTTCTGTTAAACCACTGTTACAAAGAATGGCAGAAGAGAAAAGATTTCAAATGGAACGTGGGAGCATTGGGGGTTCTTATTTCATGGTACAATTGCCTGACGGATCCATggaaaaaagaatgaaaatgcCTATTAATATCGATCCTGGTGTTCATTCTAGCTTCAATTTAGACCAATTAGTGCCTG GAACTCCTTTAACACCAGTTCCAACGGTACCAACCCTCCCCACTATATCGGAAGTGAAAGTGCAAGAACACTCTTCTAGTGGAGCAACTAGTAACAGTGGCAGTATGGACTTAAAAACTATTTCCACCAAATCAAAGAGTAAAAGGAATATCGACGATACCAAAGAAACGAAAGATGTATCAGAAAAGTCTGAAAGTGAATTTAAACCAATTATTCCTAGAAACGCTTCGCAGCCAGCTTTCACGACTCACGTGCAAGGTTTACCCAAAAATGGTTCTGTGCCATTCTTTGATAGAATTCGTAAAACTAGTACTGGCGAGAGATATAAACCAAGTCTTAGCGCGATTAAGAATTCTAGAACGACGTTAAACTCAAACGGCGATATCAGAAAAAGTTTACATTTGAGACTTTCTACGAGCAGCGTCATGGGTTCTCGGAATAATAACGCGGAAGTGGAC GATGGCGAGAGTATTACTTTTACGACTAGCAAATCAAGTATCCCAAAAGAGAAACCACAAATAATTCGGCCATTATCGAGAAAGGATATTTTTTACAGCGGCAGTGTACTTAATTTACCAGAGTATCAGAGTCAAAAGTCTCTGGCGAATTATCGTCAGAGTGTTATTTCGTTACCAAAATCTGTTCGAGGAGACGTCAAAGACACCGATGTCGAGAAGGCACCTCAAC AACCATTGTGTCCTTGCTTGGTGCTACCGGATTCATTCAAAGAAGCCTTGGCTACGATGATGGATGTATCTTTACTGAAGGATCCAGTGTTTCTGTTGATCGGTATTAGTAATGTGTTCGGTATGGCTGGATTGTATGTCCCCTTTTTTTACTTGGTAGACGCTGCGGTTTTAGAT GGAATTGAAAGCAATTCTGCGTCGTTTTTATTGTCTATAATTGGCATTACCAATACTGTAGGACGTGTAGCTTGTGGATACATCGCGGACTTTCCACAAGTAGACTCTCTGCTGTTAAATAATATCTGTTTAATTATATCGACAGTTGCTGTTGCTGCAACACCATTTTGTCATTCTTATCCCGCTTACATCGTTATGAGTATATTTTTTGGTATAGCTATAT CGGGATACATTTCTTTGACATCAATTATTTTAGTAGACCTATTGGGGTTGGACAAATTGACAAATGCATTTggtcttttaattttattcagagGTGCTGCTGCCATTATTGGTTCGCCTTTGGCAGGTGCCGTTTACGATGCAACAAAAACCTATAATATCCCATTCTTTATGGCAGGATTTTTCTTCTTGATAAGCACTATAACCAGTTTCATGGCTCCAGCAATGAAACGGTGCACAACGCCGCAG aCTCAGCCTGTGATATTAGATACATTGACTCCAATTGACGAAGATATCGAAGAGGAGAACGAGGAAGATATTCCTGAAATTGTAGAAACTGCGCCATCTCCGCAAGAACCGcctgaaaaagaaattaaacaaataGAGTCTGTTTTATAA
- the LOC100875169 gene encoding monocarboxylate transporter 9 isoform X4 has product MCWHERKLFLAALKTESEYSVEEHARLTTTDGPGDEASPEDEGGSLCEYHDIPPPPDGGYGWVVVFASFMCNMIVDGIAYTFGVFLGEFVKYFGEGKGKAAWVGSLLSGMYLSAGPVVSALTNKYGCRAVCMAGSFLGAAAFVLSTFSTSINMLMLTYGVMGGIGFGLIYLPAVVCVGYYFETKRSLATGIAVCGSGFGTFAFAPLATMLLETYNWKGANLILAGLILHCAVFGAMMRPLEYPKPSSVKPLLQRMAEEKRFQMERGSIGGSYFMVQLPDGSMEKRMKMPINIDPGVHSSFNLDQLVPGTPLTPVPTVPTLPTISEVKVQEHSSSGATSNSGSMDLKTISTKSKSKRNIDDTKETKDVSEKSESEFKPIIPRNASQPAFTTHVQGLPKNGSVPFFDRIRKTSTGERYKPSLSAIKNSRTTLNSNGDIRKSLHLRLSTSSVMGSRNNNAEVDDGESITFTTSKSSIPKEKPQIIRPLSRKDIFYSGSVLNLPEYQSQKSLANYRQSVISLPKSVRGDVKDTDVEKAPQQPLCPCLVLPDSFKEALATMMDVSLLKDPVFLLIGISNVFGMAGLYVPFFYLVDAAVLDGIESNSASFLLSIIGITNTVGRVACGYIADFPQVDSLLLNNICLIISTVAVAATPFCHSYPAYIVMSIFFGIAISGYISLTSIILVDLLGLDKLTNAFGLLILFRGAAAIIGSPLAGAVYDATKTYNIPFFMAGFFFLISTITSFMAPAMKRCTTPQTQPVILDTLTPIDEDIEEENEEDIPEIVETAPSPQEPPEKEIKQIESVL; this is encoded by the exons ATGTGCTGGCATGAAAGGAAGCTTTTTCTTGCAGCACTCAAG ACGGAAAGTGAATACTCTGTAGAAGAACATGCAAGATTAACAACTACAGATGGACCAGGTGATGAAGCATCTCCAGAGGATGAGGGGGGATCATTGTGCGAATACCATGATATACCGCCTCCACCTGATGGTGGATATGGATGGGTTGTGGTATTTGCATCATTCATGTGTAACATGATAGTAGACGGTATTGCCTACACTTTTGGTGTTTTTCTGGgagaatttgttaaatattttggaGAAGGAAAAGGAAAAGCAGCATGGGTTGGCTCATTATTATCTGGCATGTACCTCAGTGCTG GACCCGTTGTCAGTgctttaacaaataaatatggATGTAGAGCAGTGTGTATGGCTGGAAGTTTTTTAGGTGCAGCGGCATTTGTACTTTCAACATTTTCAACTAGTATAAATATGCTTATGCTGACTTATGGTGTTATGGGAG GAATTGGATTTGGTCTAATATATTTGCCAGCCGTAGTTTGCGTGGGTTATTATTTTGAAACCAAAAGATCTTTAGCTACGGGTATTGCCGTATGTGGTTCAGGATTTGGTACATTTGCATTCGCGCCGCTCGCAACAATGTTATTAGAAACATATAATTGGAAAGGAGCAAATTTGATCCTTGCAGGCCTTATTCTACATTGTGCT GTGTTCGGCGCAATGATGAGACCGTTAGAATACCCAAAACCTTCTTCTGTTAAACCACTGTTACAAAGAATGGCAGAAGAGAAAAGATTTCAAATGGAACGTGGGAGCATTGGGGGTTCTTATTTCATGGTACAATTGCCTGACGGATCCATggaaaaaagaatgaaaatgcCTATTAATATCGATCCTGGTGTTCATTCTAGCTTCAATTTAGACCAATTAGTGCCTG GAACTCCTTTAACACCAGTTCCAACGGTACCAACCCTCCCCACTATATCGGAAGTGAAAGTGCAAGAACACTCTTCTAGTGGAGCAACTAGTAACAGTGGCAGTATGGACTTAAAAACTATTTCCACCAAATCAAAGAGTAAAAGGAATATCGACGATACCAAAGAAACGAAAGATGTATCAGAAAAGTCTGAAAGTGAATTTAAACCAATTATTCCTAGAAACGCTTCGCAGCCAGCTTTCACGACTCACGTGCAAGGTTTACCCAAAAATGGTTCTGTGCCATTCTTTGATAGAATTCGTAAAACTAGTACTGGCGAGAGATATAAACCAAGTCTTAGCGCGATTAAGAATTCTAGAACGACGTTAAACTCAAACGGCGATATCAGAAAAAGTTTACATTTGAGACTTTCTACGAGCAGCGTCATGGGTTCTCGGAATAATAACGCGGAAGTGGAC GATGGCGAGAGTATTACTTTTACGACTAGCAAATCAAGTATCCCAAAAGAGAAACCACAAATAATTCGGCCATTATCGAGAAAGGATATTTTTTACAGCGGCAGTGTACTTAATTTACCAGAGTATCAGAGTCAAAAGTCTCTGGCGAATTATCGTCAGAGTGTTATTTCGTTACCAAAATCTGTTCGAGGAGACGTCAAAGACACCGATGTCGAGAAGGCACCTCAAC AACCATTGTGTCCTTGCTTGGTGCTACCGGATTCATTCAAAGAAGCCTTGGCTACGATGATGGATGTATCTTTACTGAAGGATCCAGTGTTTCTGTTGATCGGTATTAGTAATGTGTTCGGTATGGCTGGATTGTATGTCCCCTTTTTTTACTTGGTAGACGCTGCGGTTTTAGAT GGAATTGAAAGCAATTCTGCGTCGTTTTTATTGTCTATAATTGGCATTACCAATACTGTAGGACGTGTAGCTTGTGGATACATCGCGGACTTTCCACAAGTAGACTCTCTGCTGTTAAATAATATCTGTTTAATTATATCGACAGTTGCTGTTGCTGCAACACCATTTTGTCATTCTTATCCCGCTTACATCGTTATGAGTATATTTTTTGGTATAGCTATAT CGGGATACATTTCTTTGACATCAATTATTTTAGTAGACCTATTGGGGTTGGACAAATTGACAAATGCATTTggtcttttaattttattcagagGTGCTGCTGCCATTATTGGTTCGCCTTTGGCAGGTGCCGTTTACGATGCAACAAAAACCTATAATATCCCATTCTTTATGGCAGGATTTTTCTTCTTGATAAGCACTATAACCAGTTTCATGGCTCCAGCAATGAAACGGTGCACAACGCCGCAG aCTCAGCCTGTGATATTAGATACATTGACTCCAATTGACGAAGATATCGAAGAGGAGAACGAGGAAGATATTCCTGAAATTGTAGAAACTGCGCCATCTCCGCAAGAACCGcctgaaaaagaaattaaacaaataGAGTCTGTTTTATAA
- the LOC100875169 gene encoding monocarboxylate transporter 9 isoform X3, translated as MSRVSLNKSQYSQYGSRRVRKISTTESEYSVEEHARLTTTDGPGDEASPEDEGGSLCEYHDIPPPPDGGYGWVVVFASFMCNMIVDGIAYTFGVFLGEFVKYFGEGKGKAAWVGSLLSGMYLSAGPVVSALTNKYGCRAVCMAGSFLGAAAFVLSTFSTSINMLMLTYGVMGGIGFGLIYLPAVVCVGYYFETKRSLATGIAVCGSGFGTFAFAPLATMLLETYNWKGANLILAGLILHCAVFGAMMRPLEYPKPSSVKPLLQRMAEEKRFQMERGSIGGSYFMVQLPDGSMEKRMKMPINIDPGVHSSFNLDQLVPGTPLTPVPTVPTLPTISEVKVQEHSSSGATSNSGSMDLKTISTKSKSKRNIDDTKETKDVSEKSESEFKPIIPRNASQPAFTTHVQGLPKNGSVPFFDRIRKTSTGERYKPSLSAIKNSRTTLNSNGDIRKSLHLRLSTSSVMGSRNNNAEVDDGESITFTTSKSSIPKEKPQIIRPLSRKDIFYSGSVLNLPEYQSQKSLANYRQSVISLPKSVRGDVKDTDVEKAPQQPLCPCLVLPDSFKEALATMMDVSLLKDPVFLLIGISNVFGMAGLYVPFFYLVDAAVLDGIESNSASFLLSIIGITNTVGRVACGYIADFPQVDSLLLNNICLIISTVAVAATPFCHSYPAYIVMSIFFGIAISGYISLTSIILVDLLGLDKLTNAFGLLILFRGAAAIIGSPLAGAVYDATKTYNIPFFMAGFFFLISTITSFMAPAMKRCTTPQTQPVILDTLTPIDEDIEEENEEDIPEIVETAPSPQEPPEKEIKQIESVL; from the exons ATGTCGCGCGTGTCGCTCAACAAGTCGCAGTACAGCCAATACGGCTCGCGTCGCGTGCGGAAGATCAGCACG ACGGAAAGTGAATACTCTGTAGAAGAACATGCAAGATTAACAACTACAGATGGACCAGGTGATGAAGCATCTCCAGAGGATGAGGGGGGATCATTGTGCGAATACCATGATATACCGCCTCCACCTGATGGTGGATATGGATGGGTTGTGGTATTTGCATCATTCATGTGTAACATGATAGTAGACGGTATTGCCTACACTTTTGGTGTTTTTCTGGgagaatttgttaaatattttggaGAAGGAAAAGGAAAAGCAGCATGGGTTGGCTCATTATTATCTGGCATGTACCTCAGTGCTG GACCCGTTGTCAGTgctttaacaaataaatatggATGTAGAGCAGTGTGTATGGCTGGAAGTTTTTTAGGTGCAGCGGCATTTGTACTTTCAACATTTTCAACTAGTATAAATATGCTTATGCTGACTTATGGTGTTATGGGAG GAATTGGATTTGGTCTAATATATTTGCCAGCCGTAGTTTGCGTGGGTTATTATTTTGAAACCAAAAGATCTTTAGCTACGGGTATTGCCGTATGTGGTTCAGGATTTGGTACATTTGCATTCGCGCCGCTCGCAACAATGTTATTAGAAACATATAATTGGAAAGGAGCAAATTTGATCCTTGCAGGCCTTATTCTACATTGTGCT GTGTTCGGCGCAATGATGAGACCGTTAGAATACCCAAAACCTTCTTCTGTTAAACCACTGTTACAAAGAATGGCAGAAGAGAAAAGATTTCAAATGGAACGTGGGAGCATTGGGGGTTCTTATTTCATGGTACAATTGCCTGACGGATCCATggaaaaaagaatgaaaatgcCTATTAATATCGATCCTGGTGTTCATTCTAGCTTCAATTTAGACCAATTAGTGCCTG GAACTCCTTTAACACCAGTTCCAACGGTACCAACCCTCCCCACTATATCGGAAGTGAAAGTGCAAGAACACTCTTCTAGTGGAGCAACTAGTAACAGTGGCAGTATGGACTTAAAAACTATTTCCACCAAATCAAAGAGTAAAAGGAATATCGACGATACCAAAGAAACGAAAGATGTATCAGAAAAGTCTGAAAGTGAATTTAAACCAATTATTCCTAGAAACGCTTCGCAGCCAGCTTTCACGACTCACGTGCAAGGTTTACCCAAAAATGGTTCTGTGCCATTCTTTGATAGAATTCGTAAAACTAGTACTGGCGAGAGATATAAACCAAGTCTTAGCGCGATTAAGAATTCTAGAACGACGTTAAACTCAAACGGCGATATCAGAAAAAGTTTACATTTGAGACTTTCTACGAGCAGCGTCATGGGTTCTCGGAATAATAACGCGGAAGTGGAC GATGGCGAGAGTATTACTTTTACGACTAGCAAATCAAGTATCCCAAAAGAGAAACCACAAATAATTCGGCCATTATCGAGAAAGGATATTTTTTACAGCGGCAGTGTACTTAATTTACCAGAGTATCAGAGTCAAAAGTCTCTGGCGAATTATCGTCAGAGTGTTATTTCGTTACCAAAATCTGTTCGAGGAGACGTCAAAGACACCGATGTCGAGAAGGCACCTCAAC AACCATTGTGTCCTTGCTTGGTGCTACCGGATTCATTCAAAGAAGCCTTGGCTACGATGATGGATGTATCTTTACTGAAGGATCCAGTGTTTCTGTTGATCGGTATTAGTAATGTGTTCGGTATGGCTGGATTGTATGTCCCCTTTTTTTACTTGGTAGACGCTGCGGTTTTAGAT GGAATTGAAAGCAATTCTGCGTCGTTTTTATTGTCTATAATTGGCATTACCAATACTGTAGGACGTGTAGCTTGTGGATACATCGCGGACTTTCCACAAGTAGACTCTCTGCTGTTAAATAATATCTGTTTAATTATATCGACAGTTGCTGTTGCTGCAACACCATTTTGTCATTCTTATCCCGCTTACATCGTTATGAGTATATTTTTTGGTATAGCTATAT CGGGATACATTTCTTTGACATCAATTATTTTAGTAGACCTATTGGGGTTGGACAAATTGACAAATGCATTTggtcttttaattttattcagagGTGCTGCTGCCATTATTGGTTCGCCTTTGGCAGGTGCCGTTTACGATGCAACAAAAACCTATAATATCCCATTCTTTATGGCAGGATTTTTCTTCTTGATAAGCACTATAACCAGTTTCATGGCTCCAGCAATGAAACGGTGCACAACGCCGCAG aCTCAGCCTGTGATATTAGATACATTGACTCCAATTGACGAAGATATCGAAGAGGAGAACGAGGAAGATATTCCTGAAATTGTAGAAACTGCGCCATCTCCGCAAGAACCGcctgaaaaagaaattaaacaaataGAGTCTGTTTTATAA